A segment of the Manihot esculenta cultivar AM560-2 chromosome 13, M.esculenta_v8, whole genome shotgun sequence genome:
agGAGTCTCGCAGAAAACACGACGTGCACAAGCCAAATTTCCACATTTAGCATACATGTCTATAAGGGCTGTTGCCACAACGGTAGTTGCACCAAACCCATTCTTAACAAGGTAAGAGTGAACAGACATGCCAAATTGCAAAGCTGTGATCTGATCACATGCTACAAGCACAGATATGAAGGTTACTTGATCAGGTTTGGCTCCTTCCTGAATCATTCGACAGAAAAGACTTAAGCTTTCAAAAGCATAGTTGTTTCTTGCATAGCCTGAAATCATAGAATTCCAGGACACTGTGTCTTTCCATGCCATTTTCTCAAATAATCTTCTTACATAGACCATAGAGTTGCACTTAAAATACACTTCAATAAGAGGGTTCATCAAAAAATCCATACAGAGCGCATACCTATTTCTGATCACATAACCATGAATCTCTTTTCCCTGCTTCAATGCAGCTAGATCGGCACAAGTACAAAGGAGACCAACCAAAGTCATGCCATCTGAAGACGATCCAGTTTGCTTCATTAAGTAAAAAATGGTCAAAGCCTCTTTCGGTTTACCGTTCTTCACATAACCCGATATCATGGTGTTCCAAGAAGTTATATCTCTCACAGGCATTCTATCAAATACCATCCTTGCTGTCCACATGTCTCCAAACTTAGAGTACATTGCAAGAAGAGAATTAGCCACATAAATGTCCGAGTCAAACCCAGAATGGACCGCCTCACCATGAATTCTCCTACCCATTTCCACATTCAAGAAATCACCACACGCCTTAATCACAAAAGGATACGTAAACTTATCCGCCTTCTGTCCAAAACACGACATTTGTTGATACAAAACAAGAGCTTTAACTGGAAGACCGTTGCAAGCATAGCCTCTAATCATAAAATTCCACAGGAAAGAATTTTTCAAGACGATCCCATCAAAGATCACCTGAGCGTCAGTCATATGACCACAATTTGCATAGAAAGCTGCGAGTTTGGTGGTTAGATAAGTATTATTTTGGATATTGCCAGAAACAATAATATAGGCGTGGAGTTGCTGGCCTTTAGTAAGCCATTTGATGTTGGTAAGTGATTGTAAAATAGCTCCACATTGAAGGGAAGAGAGTGGTTGTAATAGAGATTTGTCTACAAAATGAGCGTGGGTAGTGAACGGCGTTTTATTGAGAAAAGGTGGCCAGTGATGTTTGAAGAGCTTGCGATTGAGGCTAAGAACGCCATCCATCAATGAGAAGTTGAGCCCTTGGCCTGCTTCTTGAAGAGAATGCTAGAGTACACAGTGGAGGGTATTCCAGTTAAAAGATCACCTTTATGCACTCACACAGAAAGTTATGGGCTCTGCTTTGCCAAATTTCATTACTACCGTGGataacttaataataattattatgagTAGGAAATTcaaagggaaagaaaaggagaagtgaggagagaaagaaagaaagaaatttgaagaattttgaagatctaaggtttgtgatcaattttttcaaataatttttaattagttaattatgttgatttaattttttattatattggaGAAATTGAATCAagtaaataatatttgaaataCAGTGAATATTTAAAGTTAGaataaatgaagaaaataatagaaataaaatttttggtaTCAATAGGAAATTTGTCCAAAATTCAAGTTAaggattaaaatgaaattttattatttctatacgttaaaattgtaatttagaCTAGATTAAGGATATTGAAATTCTTTTGAATtaaggtgaaaattttaaatgaaaaaaaaatagagatggctgaaattatatagattaaaatgaaaatttaatagatGTATATTAagttgaaattataaaatttataagaaatttgaaaaaaaaatatagagggattaaattgaaattttaaggacaaaaagaaatatattaGGATAGACATGAAGTATGGAGAAATCATTATAGAATACTTGGTGAATTTTAAACGGAGGATAAAGTAATTGGGTAATTATTAATCAATTGGTTTATAAATAAAATGCGAGAAGTagaattattcaattaaataaaatttaacaagttgtaaaaaattgaaattataaatttataaagttaACTATAGTAATTATCACAGTAAAATGTGAgttatatgaaattttaataaatttatagagtgaaaaaaaatttgaaaaaagtaaaaatcaattattttcaTATTGTTAGGTACCgtgttaaataaattaattaaatgatttggtatatgaaaattatatatgaGATAGTTTTTTTTAGATTTATGAACAATTGTTTATTACTGTATGGATAGGAActtatgaaatatataaaaatttcttaaatatatatatgacCATGTAGATGAAATGGATACAATATGTGAATAGCGTGAGTAATAACTAATTTTCACCtctaatttatttgataaaaattatgggTTAATATAAGgtataacatatcatatttatattttgaaatattaCACTACAGTTATactgatttttaaaatataataaggtACTAATAGGTACGCCTGATAAGCCCCACTGTTACCATTATAGATTCGGCTTTTGAacctgtaatatccggctaaaccccggcaccgaaattcctacctccggcggaatctccgttggaatctggaatttctcggatgtcgaaattttctagaagggtaaaataaaggtttttcaaaaatgtttttacatattttatggtttgatttagaaagaaaattgagttttgaaagaaaagaaagttttgaagggaaatgccaggttcggccgtcgaaagtggctcccttttgctgccgccgaatgtcaagttcggccgccgaacgtggtggagttgtggaagcacaTTTGGCctctgaaggtggtctggccagccacctataaaaggcccaatgtccgaaaatgggcgagttttatCTCCCTATTTtcaggcaaaggtgagttcttgaccctccatggttgattttatgttttccttcaaatctcccagagtttttatgagtttttaccgtGTTCTGAAGATTTtaaagctaagatcaaggttttagaagcTTGGAAACCTCAGGAGCTTGTTTCTCTACATCTCCAaatttggatcgcctctcctctcgatcttcaagaggtaagagtagatccttaccctctcttatgttttaagtaagtagTGTGGGGTTTTGATGTATTCAGTttcaatgcatgcacaggtcgagtttggtatatgaaaagtttaaaattgtatgtaaatgtatgatcatgtatgggatttatcaggtgtgacaggttgtatgttaggcttgttacgggtcccggcgaccttaagtcaatctggatcctagcgccggtagcggtccgatttcgggtcgttacagaaccaTACCGTTATTTAGTATTTCTGCCCTATCACCTGATCTAATTTAATAGTTCCAATTAAATTTACAGggccaaaataattttaaataaaaaaataaaataagaaaagattaaagaaaataataacaataaaattgtatccatataaataaatattataagagTTACATATGCATAATtaaagtgttttcatggttattttgattcatttatttatataaattatttatattttatttgaatcaTCTGTTTCACTTGAATTTtgtttaaatgatttaattgaaaaaatttgaGTACCACTAAACAAATTGTTTAGCGCATAGGAATTTATTATTTCTCACTCAGATTGTAGTTCCAAGGAGCAGAAGATCAAGATCTGTATTAATCCAACTAGTGTTACATCATATTTTGCAAATTTTGTTTAaagttgattttgaaaatatgacATATACATAAAGTTTTAGATATAAAATTGTATATGGTTgtgaattaaatatatttgaagattttaattttggtgtAAATATATGGTTATTGGTATAAGTTTTTGAGTTGAAATTAATAAGAAAGTATATGAAGTGTTTGATTTGAGTTGAAATTATATTGGTATTGAAAGAAGTTTGGGGGTTAAAGTTAGAGTTTATAGAAATGTGATTTTCCCATTCACAGGTGGAATTAAATCCATATTATAAGGAAAACTCTGTcgaatttttgataaaaatatttttaaaaaaattgccaTGCATTCAT
Coding sequences within it:
- the LOC110629666 gene encoding pentatricopeptide repeat-containing protein At3g12770, whose protein sequence is MDGVLSLNRKLFKHHWPPFLNKTPFTTHAHFVDKSLLQPLSSLQCGAILQSLTNIKWLTKGQQLHAYIIVSGNIQNNTYLTTKLAAFYANCGHMTDAQVIFDGIVLKNSFLWNFMIRGYACNGLPVKALVLYQQMSCFGQKADKFTYPFVIKACGDFLNVEMGRRIHGEAVHSGFDSDIYVANSLLAMYSKFGDMWTARMVFDRMPVRDITSWNTMISGYVKNGKPKEALTIFYLMKQTGSSSDGMTLVGLLCTCADLAALKQGKEIHGYVIRNRYALCMDFLMNPLIEVYFKCNSMVYVRRLFEKMAWKDTVSWNSMISGYARNNYAFESLSLFCRMIQEGAKPDQVTFISVLVACDQITALQFGMSVHSYLVKNGFGATTVVATALIDMYAKCGNLACARRVFCETPEKNLICWSVMISGYGIHGMGREAVSLFHEMIKNNIIPDEGVLTSVLSACSHTGLVAEGKEIFYTVTKDYDVEPVLAHYSCMVDLLGRAGHLDEAYKLIQTMEINPSSDIWAAFLNACRLHRNVEMAEISAQNFFDMNAKQVGGYICLSNIYAAEKRWDDVERVRTLMREKGLTKPPGCSFVEFDKMVHQFLVGDKSHPQIEDIYAKLRQLNHLLKEVGYKPDTSSVLYNVDEETKENMLWDHSERLAIAFVLINTGPNTIIRITKNLRVCRDCHTVIKLISKITCREIIMRDIRRFHHFRDGFCSCGDYCGCI